The following proteins are encoded in a genomic region of Takifugu rubripes chromosome 21, fTakRub1.2, whole genome shotgun sequence:
- the scarf2 gene encoding scavenger receptor class F member 2 has translation MELKNSFAVVAVVCLFFCSSFSQELNPKGKNVCKVPGSPGLVCCVGWAQLGNECLTPLCEGNFTCKENEVCVRPNECRCRHGYFGASCDTKCPAQFWGPDCKGKCNCYPNGQCDDLTGKCTCNHNRWGSNCENACLCQKGKCDQETGKCTCHPGVWGPQCNNNCYCSVNSICDAMTGRCLCNPGWTGRNCGIQCNCNNSPCEQFTGRCQCRERLWGPRCERYCQCVNGKCNPADGSCTCTPGYRGKFCREPCPAGYYGQNCRNRCGHCKGQQPCKVTEGRCITCDRGWNGTRCDQLCSKGFFGDNCQEVCPACKDGHHCDPIHGKCSHCNPGWIGDRCEVRCPNGTYGENCENNCGHCFNGICHVVTGECLCDPGFYGTYCNRTCQPGQYGVNCNQTCSCHDKICNPVSGACYLQPNQRMGVIAAGSLVSFLLIVLLSLLFCCCLCRHKDDHNKKAKRILCGRFSRISTKLPRIPLRRQKLPKVVVAHHDPENTFNCSFIEPPSVVEQPPPSSWSSQESFSSFESREEERVYCVPHEESINENKETRHDKAFNEDDAGEYTSLKDTSIAKSEGNEQPLLKSSDSDGSTSGSDSATPALYARIARLSKQSKEEDNISKEGEGAFIPEVKRNGKPPPSPGKTKPRPPDPSTKPKVSWIHGNVPGSPQPEQQGVIKVLTIAKDKKRSSSDGSTKSEEQQKLKEKASEQQKKQEWKEVRVNGSPSKHKSARGKKSTDEHSSPSHMEQISGVVQNALKKISSFHSSSSDKSADLPKETPKEPPKSPKVIHPHMNSEAATLLAAQLKEKTQSINRNEGTGLTKTNGISTPKGIREKPTPPQKAKRTPSTGLSHQGSTKPLLPTSSSLQKMVAPVAIDLDVPEAKSPEKQDLNGSKAADPTLDSTPKKTPIKKPPRKKGKEGTLDTAESKTAQPKTAIMPPQVVK, from the exons ATGGAATTGAAGAACtcttttgctgttgttgcggTGGTCTGTCTCTTCTTTTGCTCCAGTTTCAGCCAAGAACTTAACCCGAAAGGAAAGAATGTGTGCAAAGTGCCGGG GTCGCCGGGACTTGTGTGCTGTGTCGGATGGGCGCAGCTAGGGAACGAATGCCTGACAC CTCTCTGCGAAGGCAACTTCACCTGCAAGGAAAACGAGGTGTGTGTCAGGCCCAATGAATGCCGCTGTCGTCACGGATACTTCGGAGCTAGCTGTGACACCA AGTGCCCTGCACAGTTTTGGGGACCCGACTGCAAAGGGAAATGTAATTGTTACCCCAACGGCCAGTGCGACGACTTGACCGGCAAGTGTACTTGCAACCACAACCGCTGGGGGTCGAACTGTGAGAACGCTTGTCTGTGCCAAAAGGGCAAGTGTGACCAAGAGACCGGAAAGTGCACGTGTCACCCCGGTGTCTGGGGTCCCCAGTGCAACAACAACTGCTATTGCAGCGTCAACTCCATCTGCGATGCGATGACGGGCCGGTGTCTGTGCAATCCCGGTTGGACCGGGAGGAACTGCGGGATCCAGTGCAACTGCAACAACTCGCCGTGCGAGCAGTTCACAGGACGCTGCCAGTGCCGCGAAAGACTGTGGGGCCCGCGATGCGAACGGTACTGCCAGTGTGTTAACGGCAAGTGCAACCCAGCTGACGGGTCGTGCACGTGCACCCCAGGGTACCGTGGGAAGTTCTGCAGGGAGCCGTGTCCTGCTGGGTATTACGGACAAAActgcaggaacag GTGTGGGCACTGCAAGGGTCAGCAGCCCTGTAAGGTGACAGAGGGGCGCTGCATCACCTGTGACCGCGGCTGGAACGGGACACGCTGTGACCAGCTCTGCTCGAAAGGCTTCTTTGGTGACAACTGCCAGGAAGTGTGTCCCGCGTGTAAAGACGGGCACCACTGTGACCCCATCCACGGGAAGTGCTCCCACTGTAACCCCGGCTGGATTGGGGACAG GTGTGAAGTGCGCTGCCCCAATGGCACATATGGAGAGAACTGCGAGAACAACTGCGGCCACTGTTTTAACGGCATCTGCCATGTTGTCACGGGGGAGTGCCTGTGCGACCCCGGCTTTTACGGCACCTA CTGCAATAGGACCTGTCAGCCTGGCCAGTATGGAGTGAACTGCAACCAGACCTGCTCGTGTCACGATAAAATTTGCAATCCAGTGTCTGGCGCTTGCTATCTTC AGCCGAACCAGCGGATGGGGGTGATCGCAGCGGGAAGCCTGGTCTCCTTTCTGTTGATCGTCCTGCTCTcgctgctcttctgctgctgcctctgtcgACATAAAGACGACCACAA TAAAAAAGCAAAGCGGATCCTGTGCGGACGGTTCAGCAGAATCAGCACTAAACTTCCCCGTATTCCACTGAGACGGCAAAAACTGCCCAAAGTCGTTG TAGCCCACCACGACCCGGAGAACACCTTCAACTGCAGCTTCATCGAACCCCCGTCAGTGGTCGAGCAGCCTCCCCCCTCGTCCTGGTCCTCCCAGGagtctttttcttcctttgagAGTAGAGAGGAAGAGCGGGTGTACTGTGTGCCCCATGAAG AATctataaatgaaaacaaagagacaAGACACGACAAGGCCTTTAACGAAGACGATGCAGGAGAGTACACATCCCTGAAAGACACCAGCATTGCTAAATCAGAAGGTAATGAGCAGCCCCTCCTTAAATCATCTGACAGTGACGGTTCCACTAGTGGCTCCGACTCTGCTACTCCAGCCCTCTATGCTCGCATCGCACGCCTTTCTAAGCAGTCCAAGGAAGAGGATAATATCAGCAAAGAAGGGGAGGGTGCTTTTATACCTGAGGTGAAACGCAACGGAAAGCCGCCACCTTCACCTGGCAAGACAAAACCACGTCCACCGGACCCGTCCACCAAGCCCAAGGTGTCATGGATTCATGGAAATGTTCCAGGCTCTCCccagcctgagcagcaggggGTAATAAAGGTGCTCACAATAGCAAAGGACAAGAAGAGGAGCTCCAGTGATGGCTCTACCAAGAGCGAGGAGCAACAAAAACTAAAAGAGAAAGCTTCTgagcaacaaaagaaacagGAGTGGAAAGAGGTGAGAGTGAATGGCTCCCCCAGCAAACATAAATCTGCGAGAGGGAAGAAGTCTACAGACGAGCACAGCAGTCCCAGCCACATGGAGCAAATCAGCGGCGTAGTTCAGAATGCCCTGAAGAAGATAAGCAGCTTTCACAGCTCTTCATCCGACAAGAGCGCGGACTTGCCCAAAGAAACGCCGAAGGAGCCGCCCAAGAGCCCCAAGGTCATTCACCCTCACATGAATTCTGAGGCTGCCACGCTCCTGGCTGCTCAGCTCAAAGAGAAAACCCAGAGCATCAACAGGAACGAGGGAACGGGTCTGACAAAAACCAACGGCATCTCCACACCCAAAGGAATCCGGGAGAAACCAACGCCTCCGCAGAAAGCCAAAAGAACCCCCTCTACTGGATTGAGCCACCAAGGCTCAACCAAGCCCCTGCTGCCTACCTCAAGCAGCCTCCAGAAGATGGTGGCACCAGTGGCCATCGACCTCGACGTCCCAGAAGCCAAGAGCCCGGAGAAGCAGGACTTGAACGGCTCGAAGGCAGCGGACCCAACATTAGATTCCACCCCGAAGAAGACCCCCATAAAAAAGCCGCCTCGGAAGAAAGGCAAGGAGGGCACTTTGGATACAGCTGAGAGTAAAACAGCCCAGCCAAAGACAGCCATAATGCCACCACAAGTAGTGAAATAA
- the LOC101068042 gene encoding transmembrane protein 17A, with translation MPVFYSPVHEIQLSLALIGGSVFANNRTADSDLPGEREETSVASEQASHLPLQMLLYFNGFYFPCWWLSTVFMLDVKFHYLPGYYQALLITGVVLLTVVEVVRLYLGYVGNLREKVPALAAFWLLSFTIQLPVVLFFLTDEETIILPLERAVHSLYLIFLLTQILASLWALRKMTRKLTLLFHLRQFGRVDSLRHVGVNPVYELPYHSVLPLSPKNDGHRSS, from the exons ATGCCTGTCTTCTACTCACCCGTCCATGAGATTCAGCTGAGCCTGGCCTTGATCGGAGGCTCCGTGTTTGCCAACAACAGGACGGCGGACAGCGACCTCCCCGGGGAGCGGGAGGAGACTTCTG TGGCCTCCGAGCAGgcctcccacctccctctgcagaTGCTGCTTTACTTCAACGGCTTTTATTTCCCCTGCTGGTGGCTCTCCACCGTGTTCATGTTGGACGTCAAG TTCCATTATCTTCCAGGATACTACCAGGCTCTGCTCATAACTGGGGTGGTCCTCCTCACGGTGGTCGAGGTGGTCCGGCTTTACTTGGGCTACGTTGGCAATCTGAGAGAAAAG GTGCCAGCGCTGGCCGCCTTCTGGCTCCTGTCTTTCACGATTCAGCTGCCAGTGGTCCTGTTCTTCCTGACAGACGAAGAAACCATCATCCTCCCCCTGGAGAGGGCCGTCCACTCCCTTTACCTCATCTTCCTGCTCACCCAGATCCTGGCATCGCTCTGGGCGCTCAGGAAAATGACCCGGAAGCTCACCCTGCTCTTCCACCTGCGCCAGTTTGGCAGGGTGGACAGCTTACGCCACGTGGGGGTCAACCCTGTCTACGAGCTGCCTTACCACAGCGTCCTCCCTCTGTCGCCCAAGAATGATGGACACCGCTCCAGCTGA
- the selenoe gene encoding selenoprotein e has translation MWAFLVLTFAVAAGASETVDNHTAAEEKLLIARGKLLAPSVVGUGIKKMPELHHFLMERWALYHNLEYDSSEEKNPRLIFYNENDEVVKTVPVKKMKADDISSLLDSLGFYKRSQKGEEVPEEFQHFPLRAPRDEL, from the exons ATGTGGGCCTTCTTGGTGCTAACCTTCGCCGTCGCCGCGGGTGCGTCTGAGACGGTCGACAACCACACGGCggctgaggagaagctgctcaTAGCCAGAGGGAAACTGCTG GCTCCCAGCGTGGTGGGATGAGGAATAAAGAAGATGCCGGAGCTTCATCATTTCCTCATGGAGCGCTGGGCTTTATA CCACAACCTGGAATATGATTCCTCGGAAGAGAAGAATCCACGCCTGATATTCTATAACGAAAATGATGAAGTCGTTAAG ACTGTTCCTGTGAAGAAAATGAAGGCAGACGACATCAGCAGCCTGCTAGACTCACTCGGGTTCTACAAGAGGTCCCAGAAAGGGGAAGAGGTGCCAGAAGAGTTCCAGCATTTCCCCCTGCGCGCCCCCAGGGACGAGCTGTGA
- the prodhb gene encoding proline dehydrogenase 1, mitochondrial, producing the protein MIRVKTVSLAGSHGPLSGRGLRFTFSSAPRSPINRCSGAGGERGLGNGSSSGSSSVSGSGATKICVNFDQTQEAYKSKDSLELLRSLVVFKLCSYDFLVDRNREIMTLGKKILGQTGFNQLMKMTFYGQFVAGEDHVAIRPLIRKNQAFGVGSVLDYSVEEDINTEADDASAAQEESADKNLGQTTHTAHGGGGAAARGRVDKEAKCDQHMETFIKCIKASGGSSSEGFSAIKMTALAEPEFLLRFSGVLVKWRRFFAFLAAQQGQDGMEVSEQSLELRQTQEILAKLDAKGDFYDWFSGKKEDFSGTIDMLDWNSLFDDRAKNYDLLVVPNVELGEMEQMLKNFTEKEEIQMKRILQRLDVLAKHAVQSGVRLMVDAEQTYFQPAISRLTLEMQRIYNREKPVIFNTYQCYLKEAFDTVSMDVELSRREGWHFAAKLVRGAYMHQERERAKELGYEDPINPDYESTNRMYHRCLDHILEEIATNRKANVMVASHNEETIKHTINRMNELGLLPSESKVSFGQLLGMCDQISFPLGQAGLPVYKYVPYGPINDVLPYLSRRAQENQGFMKGAQKERELLWEELKRRLLSGELFHRPVC; encoded by the exons ATGATACGCGTCAAAACGGTGTCGCTGGCGGGGTCACACGGTCCGCTGTCCGGACGGGGTCTCCGGTTCACCTTCAGCTCGGCGCCCAGGAGCCCGATCAACAGGTGCAGCGGCGCCGGTGGGGAGCGAGGTTTGGGGAACGGCTCCAGCTCCGGCTCCAGCTCCGTCTCCGGCTCCGGGGCCACCAAGATCTGCGTAAACTTTGACCAGACACAGGAGGCTTATAAAAGCAAAGACTCATTAGAGCTGCTCAGAAGTCTGGTGGTGTTTAAACTCTGCTCGTATGACTTCCTGgtggacagaaacagagag ATAATGACTCTGGGTAAGAAGATACTGGGGCAGACAGGCTTCAACCAGTTGATGAAGATGACATTTTATGGCCAGTTTGTGGCCGGCGAGGACCACGTTGCCATCCGGCCGCTGATCCGGAAGAATCAGGCCTTTGGCGTGGGCTCCGTCCTGGACTACAGCGTGGAGGAAGACATCAACACTGAAGCTGACGA TGCATCGGCTGCACAGGAAGAGAGCGCAG ACAAGAACCTCGGACAGACAACGCACACGGCACACGGCGGGGGAGGGGCCGCGGCTCGCGGGCGCGTTGACAAGGAGGCCAAATGTGACCAACACATGGAGACCTTCATCAAATGCATCAAAGCATCTG GCGGGAGCTCGTCGGAGGGGTTCTCTGCCATCAAAATGACCGCTCTAGCGGAACCGGAGTTTCTG CTGCGCTTCTCCGGCGTCCTTGTGAAGTGGCGACGCTTCTTCGCCTTCCTCGCCGCACAGCAGGGACAAGATGGCATGGAGGTCTCAGAGCAAAGCCTGGAGCTcaggcagacacag GAAATCTTGGCCAAACTGGACGCAAAAGGGGATTTTTATGACTGGTTTAGTGGGAAGAAAGAAGACTTCTCAGG AACCATTGACATGCTTGACTGGAACAGCCTATTCGACGACAGAGCAAAGAATTACGACCTGTTGGTTGTGCCTAATGTGGAG TTAGGTGAGATGGAACAAATGCTGAAAAACTTCACTGAGAAGGAGGAGATTCAGATGAAGAGGATCCTGCAGCGCCTGGACGTGCTGGCCAAG CATGCAGTTCAAAGCGGTGTTCGCTTGATGGTGGACGCAGAGCAGACCTACTTCCAACCAGCCATCAGCAGACTCACGCTGGAGATGCAGAGGATCTATAACAGGGAGAAGCCTGTTATCTTCAACACGTATCAGTGCTACCTCAAG GAGGCTTTCGACACCGTCAGCATGGACGTTGAACTGTCCCGACGCGAGGGATGGCACTTTGCTGCCAAACTGGTGCGGGGGGCTTACATGCATCAGGAGCGGGAGCGAGCCAAGGAGCTCGGCTACGAAGATCCCATTAACCCCGATTACGAGTCCACCAACAGAATGTACCACAG GTGCCTGGACCACATCCTGGAGGAGATAGCGACCAACAGGAAGGCTAATGTGATGGTGGCCTCCCATAATGAGGAGACCATTAAACACACTATAAATCG GATGAACGAGCTGGGCCTCTTACCTTCGGAGAGCAAGGTGTCCTTTGGTCAACTCTTGGGAATGTGTGATCAGATCAGCTTCCCGCTGG GTCAGGCAGGCCTCCCCGTCTACAAGTACGTCCCCTACGGGCCCATCAACGACGTTCTCCCCTACCTGTCTCGGAGAGCTCAGGAGAACCAAGGCTTCATGAAGGGGGCCCAGAAGGAGAGggagctgctgtgggaggagcTAAAACGCCGGCTTTTATCGGGGGAGCTCTTCCACCGACCGGTGTGCTGA